A single Xenopus laevis strain J_2021 chromosome 3S, Xenopus_laevis_v10.1, whole genome shotgun sequence DNA region contains:
- the ppan.S gene encoding suppressor of SWI4 1 homolog b (The RefSeq protein has 6 substitutions, 1 non-frameshifting indel compared to this genomic sequence), with protein sequence MGKDKTKNQKKQRAAANHNAEEDFNAVPHSFVFHRGQIGKNVQQLITDVRRAMEPFTARSLKVRKKNALKDFVAVAGPLGVTHFLIFTKTSTNVNFKFVRLPKGPTLSFKVTQYSLVKDVVSSLKKHRMHEEQFSHPPLLVLNNFGTQGMHVKLMATMFQNMFPSINVHKVTLNTIRRCILINYNDETQELEFRHYSLKVVPVGMSKGMKKLLQEKFPNMSRWEDISELLVKGANLSESEAEQDGDHNITELPQACAGRGNMKAQQSAVRLTEIGPRMTLQLVKIEEGLSDGKVLFHNFIQKTEEEIKALLESREKKVRQKKERKKKQEGDVERKKNQKEENKKRSLAGMKRKHGDEEGSDSEVEDPGTLGEQNPADQSEDDDAEYYRQEVGEEPDKDLFLHSKKKSSYRSGPPRKKFKGSGREKLKSDRRGEHDRPHGSKSPSKKHGAGVGGKEFKSAVKLKGQKFQGKGTDHKAQHGGKKFSGNKMFGSKSPRPGFSGSKKGSGFNSPRPGFSGSKKGSGFNSPRPGFSGSKKGSGFNSPRPGFSGSKKGSGFNSPRPGFSSSKKGFGSKSPRPGQKPKGPGHKSLEKRGKPFKQRRK encoded by the exons ATGGGGAAAGATAAG ACCAAGAACCAGAAGAAGCAGAGGGCAGCAGCCAATCACAACGCAGAGGAAGATTTTAACGCCGTGCCGCACTCTTTTGTCTTCCACCGAGGGCAGATTGGAAAGAATGTGCAGCAGTTGATCACTGATGTCCGGAGAGCCATGGAGCCCTTTACTGCCCGGTCTCTAAAG GTTCGGAAGAAGAACGCACTGAAAGACTTTGTGGCAGTGGCGGGGCCCCTGGGAGTTACCCATTTCCTGATCTTCACCAAAACCTCAACCAATGTCAATTTT AAATTTGTCCGCTTGCCCAAAGGACCTACACTAAGCTTCAAAGTGACCCAG TACTCTCTTGTAAAGGACGTGGTCTCCTCTCTGAAGAAGCACCGGATGCATGAGGAGCAGTTCAGTCACCCTCCCCTACTGGTGCTCAATAACTTTGGCACGCAGGGAATGCACGTCAAGCTTATGGCCACCATGTTCCAGAATATGTTTCCCTCCATTAATGTGCACAAG GTCACCCTAAACACCATCAGGAGGTGCATCCTTATTAACTACAATGATGAAACACAGGAGTTGGAGTTCAGGCATTA CAGCCTGAAGGTGGTACCTGTTGGGATGAGTAAAGGAATGAAGAAACTCCTCCAGGAGAAATTTCCCAACATGAGCCGCTGGGAGGACATCAGTGAACTCCTGGTAAA AGGAGCCAACCTCTCGGAGAGTGAAGCTGAGCAAGATGGAGACCACAACATAACAGAACTGCCGCAGGCGTGCGCTGGGCGCGGGAACATGAAGGCTCAGCAGAGCGCTGTAAGACTGacagag ATTGGCCCCCGCATGACTTTGCAGCTGGTGAAGATAGAAGAGGGTCTAAGCGATGGCAAAGTGTTATATCACAACTACA TTCAGAAGACAGAAGAGGAGATCAAGGCCTTATTGGAAAGCAGGGAAAAGAAAGTCCGACAGAAGAAGGAGAGAAAGAAGAAGCAAGAGGGAGACGTGGAACGCAAGAAGAATCAGAAGGAGGAGAATAA gaAGCGCAGTTTAGCAGGAATGAAGAGGAAACACGGGgatgaggagggcagtgacagtGAAGTGGAGGATCCTGGGACATTGGGAGAGCAGAATCCAGCTGACCAATCAGAAGATGACGATGCAGAGTATTACAGACAGGAAGTCGGAGAGGAACCAGATAAAG ATCTCTTCCTCCACTCCAAGAAAAAGTCCAGCTACATATCAGGGCCCCCCAGAAAGAAGTTCAAAGGGTCCGGAAGAGAGAAGCTTAAATCCGACAGACGAGGGGAGCACGACAGGCCTCATGGCAGCAAATCACCCTCCAAGAAACATGGCGCCGGTGTGGGAGGGAAAGAATTCAAATCTGCTGTCAAACTAAAAGGACAGAAATTCCAAGGTAAAGGAACCGATCACAAAGCCCAACATGGTGGAAAAAAGTTCTCCGGCAATAAAAAGGAGTTTGGATCGAAGAGCCCCAGGCCGGGGTTCTCTGGCAGTAAAAAAGGTTCTGGATTTAACAGTCCCAG GCCAGGGTTCTCCGGCAGTAAAAAAGGTTCTGGATTTAACAGTCCCAGGCCAGGGTTCTCCGGCAGTAAAAAAGGTTCTGGATTTAACAGTCCCAGGCCGGGGTTCTCCGGCAGTAAAAAAG GTTCTGGATTTAACAGTCCCAGGCCAGGGTTCTCCGGCAGTAAAAAAG GTTTTGGATCCAAGAGCCCCAGGCCAGGGCAGAAACCCAAAGGGCCGGGGCATAAGTCGTCGGAGAAGAGAGGCAAACCCTTCAAGCAGAGGAGAAAGTAA